In bacterium, a single genomic region encodes these proteins:
- a CDS encoding OPT family oligopeptide transporter: protein MPDPAAVAGKKVEGAPPEDGVLQRDLDWLKNVYQGDSQPQLTARAIISGMIFGGIMSVSNLYIGLKSGWGLGVDIAAIIIMFALFKAFKGMGLVKKEFGMMESTIMMTAAVAASWISSAGLVSAVPALTMLTGYQFVWWQLTLLIGIILYSGLFMAIPFKRQMIQVDHLRFPGNVPTGETLKAMYSAGGDAMKKAKALGFAGLSGIVLVLFRDILAPMTTAIGSWMKPQYALPLRIKGVSLSKLTLTFEPSFIFVGIGALMGIKVGMSMLVGFLFNYAVLAPNLINAKIIHHYPPQVTAVAQAHAPMAMQNGSTFMVVLEEATKGPEMADGSRLDTFRYTWTQPAQYKNLQELKQDLNAPKLLDGTTPNPLYGVISVRDTLNKSVGGAVLLAEASKAINWEARLSFPANQDPAMLKDMGFDPETANMRTVGGFRNISAWSLWPGATVLVVGGLLALAFQWRTLGRTFGSIFSSFGKKAKNGKKGPLDDIEIPMSWFVPGFLITGLASIVLLMWMFNIHWYMGAIAVLLTFFLAAVAARAGAEIGINPIGALGKVTQLTFGAISPGNMTTNLMTASVTAGAAASCSDTVGNLFVGYMVGANPRKQFIAQLFGVISGAFMAVPAYFLLVPDASILGGDKFPAPSALVWQGVAKVLAKGLSTLPPSAVVAIIVAFVLGVTIVILDRMFPKIKPYTPSPAALGIAMTINGYTSFSMFLGAAIVWVLERKAAKWNDMNTVPIASGWIAGESIMGVVVALLMYLGFVQ, encoded by the coding sequence ATGCCGGACCCAGCAGCAGTAGCCGGGAAGAAAGTCGAAGGAGCACCGCCGGAAGACGGCGTGTTGCAGCGCGACCTTGACTGGCTGAAGAACGTTTATCAGGGCGATTCACAACCGCAACTCACCGCTCGCGCGATCATCTCCGGAATGATCTTCGGCGGCATCATGTCCGTCTCCAATCTCTACATCGGCTTGAAATCCGGTTGGGGATTGGGCGTGGACATCGCCGCGATCATCATCATGTTCGCCCTCTTCAAGGCGTTCAAAGGCATGGGCCTCGTCAAGAAGGAATTCGGCATGATGGAGAGCACCATCATGATGACCGCCGCCGTGGCCGCAAGCTGGATCTCCTCGGCCGGCCTCGTCTCCGCGGTGCCCGCCCTGACCATGCTCACCGGCTACCAGTTCGTATGGTGGCAGCTCACCTTGCTCATCGGCATCATTCTCTATTCCGGTCTGTTCATGGCCATCCCCTTCAAGCGGCAGATGATTCAGGTGGACCATCTCCGCTTCCCGGGCAACGTCCCCACGGGCGAAACGCTCAAGGCCATGTATTCCGCCGGCGGTGACGCCATGAAGAAGGCCAAGGCCCTCGGCTTCGCCGGATTGTCGGGCATCGTGCTCGTCCTGTTCCGCGATATTCTCGCGCCCATGACCACCGCTATCGGCTCGTGGATGAAGCCGCAGTATGCCCTGCCGCTGCGTATTAAGGGTGTGTCCCTCTCCAAGCTTACCCTGACCTTCGAGCCCAGCTTCATCTTCGTCGGCATCGGCGCGCTGATGGGGATCAAGGTCGGCATGAGTATGCTTGTCGGCTTCCTCTTCAACTACGCGGTTCTGGCGCCCAACCTGATCAATGCCAAGATTATCCACCATTATCCGCCGCAGGTGACGGCGGTGGCGCAGGCTCATGCGCCCATGGCTATGCAGAACGGCAGCACCTTTATGGTGGTGCTCGAAGAAGCCACCAAGGGTCCGGAAATGGCGGATGGTTCGCGTCTCGACACCTTCCGCTATACGTGGACCCAGCCGGCTCAGTACAAAAATCTTCAGGAACTGAAGCAGGATCTGAATGCCCCCAAGCTGCTGGACGGCACGACTCCCAATCCGCTCTATGGCGTGATTTCGGTGCGCGATACCCTGAACAAGAGCGTCGGCGGCGCCGTGCTGCTTGCCGAAGCCTCGAAGGCCATCAACTGGGAAGCCCGCCTTTCCTTCCCCGCAAATCAAGATCCGGCGATGCTCAAGGACATGGGGTTTGATCCCGAAACCGCCAACATGCGAACCGTGGGCGGCTTCCGCAATATCAGTGCGTGGAGTCTCTGGCCGGGCGCTACCGTGCTCGTCGTCGGTGGTCTGCTCGCACTGGCTTTCCAGTGGCGTACGCTTGGCCGCACCTTCGGCAGCATCTTCTCCAGTTTCGGCAAGAAGGCGAAGAATGGCAAGAAGGGTCCGCTCGATGACATCGAAATTCCCATGAGCTGGTTTGTGCCGGGATTTCTGATTACCGGCCTTGCCTCCATTGTGCTCTTGATGTGGATGTTTAACATCCACTGGTATATGGGTGCCATTGCCGTTCTGCTCACGTTCTTTCTCGCGGCGGTTGCTGCTCGTGCCGGAGCCGAAATCGGCATCAACCCCATCGGCGCACTGGGCAAAGTCACCCAGCTCACCTTTGGCGCCATTTCTCCCGGAAACATGACCACCAATCTGATGACCGCCAGCGTCACGGCAGGTGCGGCTGCTTCGTGCAGTGACACCGTCGGTAACCTGTTTGTCGGTTACATGGTCGGCGCTAATCCGCGCAAGCAGTTCATCGCCCAGCTCTTCGGCGTCATCTCCGGTGCCTTTATGGCGGTACCCGCCTACTTCCTGCTCGTCCCCGATGCCAGCATCCTCGGCGGCGACAAGTTCCCCGCCCCGTCCGCGCTGGTCTGGCAGGGTGTGGCCAAGGTGCTTGCCAAGGGCCTGTCGACCTTGCCGCCCAGTGCCGTGGTGGCGATTATCGTCGCCTTCGTGCTCGGCGTAACGATTGTCATTCTGGATCGCATGTTCCCCAAGATCAAGCCCTACACGCCTTCCCCGGCGGCCTTGGGCATTGCCATGACGATCAACGGCTACACCAGCTTCTCCATGTTCCTCGGTGCGGCCATCGTCTGGGTTCTTGAACGCAAAGCGGCGAAGTGGAATGACAT
- the queG gene encoding tRNA epoxyqueuosine(34) reductase QueG: protein MTASSLQDQATAIQTRARELGFERVGFAPASPPARADTFRRWLSEGKAGTMTYLNRSADRRSDPQLVLPGARTIISVAQSYFSGRLPADIRNDPSRGLIASYAWGHDYHDVLLKKLEALADFISSLPSSFILHPSSFQKAYTDTGPLLEREFGERAGIGFIGKNTLLIAPKMGSTFFLGEIITTLELPPSPLAAMPSCGSCTRCLDICPTHAFPTAFVLDSTLCISYLTIELKGVIPRALRSKMGNHIFGCDDCQDCCPWNQRFSTETREAAYRATLERQAPHLAGLARLSEAEFKEKFVHSPVLRPGYAGFLRNVAVALGNWATPEALDALEPLLIHPSPLVRLHAAWAAAQIPGQAARLRLQTMSETEQDPAVHEEIGADRLG, encoded by the coding sequence TTGACCGCATCGTCACTACAAGATCAGGCCACGGCCATTCAAACGCGCGCCCGTGAATTGGGTTTTGAGCGCGTTGGCTTTGCTCCGGCTTCGCCCCCCGCCCGCGCGGACACGTTCCGCCGGTGGCTTTCCGAAGGCAAGGCGGGCACGATGACCTACCTGAACCGCTCCGCTGACCGCCGTAGCGATCCGCAACTTGTTCTGCCGGGTGCCCGCACCATCATCTCCGTCGCCCAATCCTACTTTTCCGGCAGGCTTCCCGCTGATATCCGCAACGACCCCTCCCGCGGCCTCATCGCCTCCTATGCCTGGGGCCACGACTACCATGACGTGTTACTCAAAAAGTTGGAGGCGCTGGCCGACTTCATTTCCAGTCTTCCTTCATCCTTCATCCTTCATCCTTCATCCTTTCAGAAAGCCTACACCGACACCGGCCCGCTGCTCGAGCGCGAGTTCGGCGAGCGCGCGGGGATCGGCTTCATCGGCAAGAACACGCTGCTGATCGCGCCGAAAATGGGCTCGACCTTCTTTCTCGGGGAGATCATCACCACGCTCGAGTTGCCGCCTTCGCCCCTCGCCGCGATGCCGTCCTGCGGCTCCTGCACACGCTGCCTGGACATCTGCCCCACCCATGCCTTTCCAACGGCTTTTGTGCTGGACAGCACCCTCTGCATTTCTTATCTGACCATCGAGCTGAAAGGCGTTATTCCGCGTGCATTGCGTTCGAAAATGGGCAACCATATCTTCGGTTGTGATGATTGTCAGGATTGCTGCCCGTGGAATCAGCGCTTTTCCACTGAAACCCGGGAAGCCGCCTACCGCGCTACCCTCGAGCGTCAGGCTCCGCATCTGGCCGGTCTGGCCCGTCTTTCCGAAGCGGAATTCAAAGAGAAATTCGTCCATTCCCCCGTTCTGCGCCCCGGCTATGCAGGGTTCCTGCGCAATGTCGCCGTTGCCTTGGGCAACTGGGCCACGCCCGAAGCCCTTGACGCCTTAGAGCCCCTGCTGATACACCCCAGCCCGTTGGTCCGCCTCCACGCCGCCTGGGCCGCCGCCCAAATCCCCGGACAGGCAGCCCGCCTGCGCCTCCAAACTATGTCCGAGACCGAGCAGGACCCTGCGGTGCACGAAGAAATCGGAGCTGACCGGCTGGGATGA
- the tatC gene encoding twin-arginine translocase subunit TatC: MADTDGPSMTFWDHLDELRKRLLRSLAAIVVASIIGFLLSGPAQTFLMRPFLDKVQGSLALLAPADGFMVQMKISIIIGIAIALPFVAFELYGFIGPGLKPKEKRWIWPVVIIANLLFWVGIAFAWYCLPVALEFFGSYGGEGVQNLWSLKNYINLLLFLLLAFGIIFQLPLIIGILIATGLVPSKFFREHRRFAIIANFVIAAVATPTTDMVTMLAMAIPLCILYEMSIWVGIIIESRRKAKLPAAQ, translated from the coding sequence ATGGCCGATACTGACGGACCCAGCATGACTTTCTGGGATCATCTTGACGAACTACGGAAGCGCCTGCTGCGCTCGCTTGCGGCGATTGTGGTGGCGTCGATCATTGGATTTCTGCTGTCGGGACCCGCCCAGACCTTTCTGATGCGGCCTTTTTTGGACAAGGTGCAGGGCAGCCTGGCGCTGCTGGCTCCCGCTGACGGCTTTATGGTGCAGATGAAGATTTCGATCATCATCGGCATTGCCATCGCCCTGCCGTTTGTGGCCTTTGAACTGTACGGCTTCATCGGCCCGGGCCTTAAGCCGAAGGAGAAGAGGTGGATCTGGCCAGTGGTGATCATCGCCAATCTGCTCTTCTGGGTCGGGATCGCCTTTGCCTGGTACTGCCTGCCCGTGGCCCTCGAGTTCTTCGGCTCCTACGGCGGCGAAGGGGTGCAGAACCTCTGGTCGCTGAAAAACTATATTAACCTGCTGCTGTTTCTGCTGCTGGCCTTCGGCATCATCTTTCAACTGCCGCTGATCATCGGCATCCTCATTGCCACCGGTCTTGTTCCCTCCAAATTCTTCCGCGAGCACCGACGCTTTGCGATCATTGCCAACTTCGTGATTGCCGCCGTGGCCACACCGACCACGGATATGGTGACGATGCTGGCCATGGCGATCCCGCTGTGCATCCTCTACGAAATGTCCATCTGGGTGGGCATCATCATCGAAAGCCGCCGCAAGGCCAAGCTGCCCGCCGCTCAATAG
- a CDS encoding SRPBCC domain-containing protein yields MPKASKTLLGFYRDQTYRVPLKTVWEAATQAEHLNGFFTSAAKGDICPDLEPVTWRWGKLCAEIDVVSCEPHKAFEFRWTAPGQKDRTQVRMEFSRAKGRTVVKVFEAGWKETHVDGALENCGGWSEWLYGPKAYVQHGIDLRK; encoded by the coding sequence ATGCCCAAGGCTTCCAAGACCCTGCTCGGCTTCTACCGGGACCAGACCTACCGCGTACCGCTGAAAACCGTGTGGGAGGCGGCGACTCAGGCGGAGCATCTGAACGGCTTTTTCACCAGTGCCGCCAAGGGCGATATCTGCCCGGACCTCGAGCCGGTGACGTGGCGCTGGGGAAAGCTGTGCGCCGAAATTGACGTGGTGAGCTGCGAGCCGCACAAGGCTTTTGAATTCCGCTGGACCGCGCCGGGGCAGAAGGACCGCACACAGGTGCGGATGGAGTTTTCCCGGGCCAAGGGCCGCACGGTGGTCAAAGTGTTTGAGGCGGGCTGGAAGGAGACCCACGTGGATGGTGCGCTGGAAAACTGCGGCGGCTGGAGTGAATGGCTCTACGGCCCCAAGGCCTACGTACAGCACGGAATCGATCTGAGAAAGTAA
- a CDS encoding DUF3857 domain-containing protein — MQKNLSALKKYPKASSIVLWTEDSYVLRSDGSKTVESHVFRYLPDEASRDNFGDPRINYLAGRDSLMILTARTYTKDGRTIDCTPHNAYNPVVPDGLDKAPDYAPYRQMVVTLMGLENGCITELHYCLNTPKPQFPWLEGRVYLREENPVIARRLVVQIPDGQTLNYKVDRGAPEPAVSGATYTWTVGEQSGYDKQDLQGHRVLLPNVAFTSARNWEQIQTELKLRLDAASAGDLVIPESLGKTLVGVSGDENRLDAIKTWVKGRFNRYEFDHPDFGLTLRPVKDVLASGYGNGLELAAMVSKIANQFGLSTQVVPCFVPDAPVPCVHEISGAVVAMRAPGGAYGYSDPVIPGSEFGSADLLGYWLVPLDNTKEPPFEFASKVKNPFITLSLSFDGLNQDTLKGTGTLSAQGEFGMYETVRESGPEAILKRNVRVKGFTITKAAIKDLESPRHGSTVAIDFSFTAVHAMDTLDRYHVLPLSIAPFEHVVADAPLSLTTREFRQEVRSPITATLHVECAIPDAWQVKDMPKNLTRKWDFDEGTVKSEVKDGRFVFERTLKLSKEWIPPESWSSFRAFMLDAGKRPDNTVVFEPKDAKTAKK, encoded by the coding sequence GTGCAGAAGAACCTTTCCGCTCTGAAAAAATATCCCAAGGCATCGAGCATCGTGCTCTGGACCGAGGACAGCTACGTGCTGCGCTCCGACGGCAGCAAGACGGTCGAAAGCCACGTGTTCCGCTACCTGCCCGATGAAGCCTCCCGCGACAACTTCGGCGATCCCCGCATCAACTACCTCGCGGGCCGCGATTCGCTGATGATCCTCACCGCGCGCACCTACACCAAAGACGGCCGCACCATTGACTGTACGCCGCACAATGCCTACAATCCCGTGGTGCCCGATGGCCTCGACAAGGCTCCCGATTACGCGCCCTACCGTCAGATGGTCGTCACGCTGATGGGCCTTGAAAACGGCTGCATTACCGAACTGCACTACTGTCTGAACACTCCCAAGCCGCAGTTCCCGTGGCTCGAAGGCCGCGTTTATCTGCGGGAAGAGAATCCCGTGATCGCCCGCCGCCTCGTGGTGCAGATTCCCGATGGCCAGACGCTGAATTACAAAGTGGATCGCGGCGCTCCCGAGCCCGCCGTCAGCGGAGCCACCTACACGTGGACCGTGGGCGAGCAGTCCGGCTACGACAAGCAGGATCTGCAAGGCCATCGCGTGCTGCTGCCCAATGTAGCCTTCACTTCGGCCAGGAACTGGGAACAGATCCAGACCGAACTGAAGTTGCGTCTCGACGCCGCCTCCGCCGGGGATCTGGTGATTCCCGAATCGCTGGGCAAGACGCTCGTCGGCGTTTCCGGCGACGAGAACCGTCTCGACGCCATCAAGACGTGGGTCAAGGGACGCTTCAACCGCTACGAATTCGATCATCCGGACTTCGGTTTGACGCTCCGCCCGGTGAAGGATGTTCTCGCCAGCGGCTACGGCAACGGCCTCGAACTGGCCGCGATGGTTTCCAAAATCGCCAATCAGTTTGGACTCTCCACACAGGTGGTGCCATGCTTTGTGCCCGATGCTCCCGTGCCCTGTGTGCATGAGATCTCCGGCGCCGTGGTGGCGATGCGCGCTCCCGGCGGCGCCTACGGCTACAGCGATCCGGTGATACCGGGCAGCGAATTCGGCAGCGCCGATCTGCTGGGCTACTGGCTGGTCCCGCTGGACAATACCAAAGAGCCGCCCTTCGAGTTCGCCTCCAAGGTCAAGAATCCCTTCATCACCCTGTCGCTCTCCTTCGACGGTCTGAACCAGGACACGCTGAAGGGTACGGGCACGCTGTCGGCGCAGGGTGAATTCGGAATGTATGAGACCGTGCGCGAATCCGGCCCTGAAGCGATCCTGAAGCGCAACGTCCGCGTGAAGGGCTTCACCATTACCAAGGCAGCCATCAAGGATCTGGAGTCCCCGCGCCATGGCAGCACGGTGGCCATTGACTTCAGCTTCACCGCCGTTCATGCCATGGATACGCTGGACCGTTACCATGTCCTGCCACTGTCCATCGCGCCCTTCGAGCATGTCGTCGCCGACGCGCCGCTTTCGCTTACCACGCGAGAATTCCGCCAGGAAGTCCGCTCCCCCATTACCGCGACGCTTCACGTCGAATGTGCCATTCCCGACGCGTGGCAGGTGAAGGATATGCCGAAGAACCTCACCCGCAAATGGGACTTCGATGAGGGCACCGTCAAGAGCGAGGTCAAGGATGGCCGCTTCGTGTTCGAACGCACGCTGAAACTTTCCAAGGAATGGATTCCCCCCGAAAGCTGGAGTTCCTTCCGCGCCTTCATGCTCGATGCCGGCAAGCGCCCCGACAACACCGTCGTCTTCGAACCCAAAGACGCCAAGACCGCCAAGAAGTAA
- a CDS encoding DUF3857 and transglutaminase domain-containing protein — MHRHLLLPLALLLLLLASVSVHAQSAPQSPFKDLITSTGEAKDFEGHDVVLVFDSTWVDVDSTGLSDKRSHTLTKVLTPGGIAKTRAARFDYDPASNKIEITTARIHRKDGRVEQIPLTAIQDLPQPTHLIYWGARMKVLPIPPLEVGDAVETECRMVGFMIAYLASNGEEERYIPPMRGTYYDVITFGSDVLEGPTPPIKLKSYTVTMPEDKPAQYDTYNGEVHAGMTFGNHRLIYKFWKENIPAYEPEMRAPDAPDVVTKVVFTNVKSWGEKSRWFYNVNEQAHVFDSDAAIKAEVAKITAGCKSDTCKFYALLHWVAQEIRYSGVSMGKGEGYTLHPGTMTFRDRAGVCKDIAGMLVTMLRAAGYTTYPVMTKAGARVEDIPADQFNHCVVAVKRPDGSFLMLDPTWSPFNMELWSRAESEQHVVVGSPEGEKLGQISKFTPEQNDFAITMKTALDKEGNLTGTVHIQGKAQADARVRRPFSDAGQDQWEGICRAWFFKANPAAEMGKITYGDLWDFYKPFTVDIAFRVPAYARAVGSRMDYAPFSQKLVWAGGYQMNLLSGLDDEKRTQPIFSYNPRQVTIKETLSLPSGYSVRKLPDDRKEGGDVAWTKGGWKKNGGSLELSEIWHVSERWLPAKDYSEVKQATDALKNADALNVVLDREGSK, encoded by the coding sequence ATGCACCGACACCTTCTTCTCCCGCTTGCTCTCCTCCTGCTCCTCCTCGCATCCGTTTCCGTCCACGCTCAATCCGCACCGCAGAGTCCGTTTAAGGACCTGATCACCTCGACCGGCGAAGCCAAGGACTTCGAAGGACACGACGTGGTGCTGGTGTTTGACTCCACATGGGTGGATGTGGACTCCACGGGGCTCTCGGACAAGCGCTCGCACACCCTGACCAAGGTTTTGACTCCCGGCGGCATTGCCAAGACCCGCGCCGCCCGCTTCGACTACGATCCCGCATCCAACAAGATCGAGATCACCACGGCGCGCATCCACCGCAAGGATGGCCGCGTCGAGCAGATCCCGCTGACGGCCATTCAGGATTTGCCGCAGCCTACGCATCTGATTTACTGGGGCGCGCGCATGAAGGTCCTGCCGATCCCGCCGCTCGAAGTCGGGGACGCCGTGGAAACCGAATGCCGGATGGTGGGTTTCATGATTGCCTACCTCGCGTCCAACGGCGAAGAAGAACGGTACATTCCGCCGATGCGCGGCACCTACTATGACGTCATCACCTTCGGCAGCGACGTGCTGGAAGGCCCCACACCGCCTATCAAGCTCAAATCTTACACGGTGACCATGCCGGAAGACAAGCCCGCGCAGTACGATACCTACAACGGCGAAGTCCACGCGGGAATGACCTTCGGCAATCACCGCCTGATTTACAAGTTCTGGAAAGAAAACATCCCCGCGTACGAACCGGAGATGCGCGCACCCGACGCGCCGGACGTCGTCACCAAGGTCGTGTTCACCAACGTCAAGAGCTGGGGCGAGAAATCCCGCTGGTTCTACAACGTCAATGAGCAGGCCCACGTGTTCGATTCGGACGCCGCTATCAAGGCCGAAGTGGCCAAGATCACCGCCGGCTGCAAATCCGACACCTGCAAGTTCTACGCTCTGCTGCACTGGGTCGCGCAGGAAATCCGCTACAGCGGCGTTTCCATGGGCAAGGGCGAAGGCTACACGCTGCACCCCGGCACCATGACCTTCCGTGACCGCGCCGGTGTCTGCAAGGACATCGCCGGCATGCTCGTCACCATGCTCCGCGCCGCGGGCTATACCACCTATCCGGTGATGACCAAGGCCGGCGCCCGTGTGGAAGATATTCCCGCCGATCAATTCAATCACTGCGTCGTCGCCGTCAAGCGTCCCGACGGCAGCTTCCTGATGCTCGATCCCACGTGGTCGCCGTTCAATATGGAACTCTGGAGCCGGGCTGAATCCGAGCAGCATGTCGTTGTCGGCAGCCCCGAAGGCGAGAAGCTCGGGCAGATCAGCAAGTTCACGCCCGAGCAGAATGATTTCGCCATTACCATGAAGACCGCGCTGGACAAAGAGGGCAACCTCACCGGCACCGTCCACATTCAGGGCAAGGCGCAGGCGGACGCCCGCGTTCGCCGTCCTTTCAGTGATGCCGGACAGGATCAATGGGAAGGCATTTGCCGCGCCTGGTTCTTCAAGGCCAACCCCGCCGCAGAAATGGGCAAGATCACCTACGGCGACCTGTGGGACTTTTACAAGCCCTTCACCGTGGACATTGCCTTCCGCGTTCCCGCTTATGCACGCGCCGTCGGCAGCCGCATGGACTACGCCCCCTTCAGTCAGAAGCTGGTGTGGGCCGGCGGGTACCAGATGAATCTGCTCTCGGGTCTCGATGATGAGAAGCGTACGCAGCCTATCTTCTCCTACAATCCCCGCCAGGTCACCATCAAGGAGACCCTCTCGCTGCCCTCCGGCTATTCCGTGCGCAAGCTGCCGGATGACCGCAAGGAAGGCGGCGACGTGGCCTGGACCAAGGGCGGCTGGAAGAAGAACGGCGGCAGTCTGGAACTGTCCGAAATCTGGCATGTGAGCGAGCGCTGGCTGCCCGCTAAAGACTATTCTGAAGTGAAACAAGCGACCGATGCCCTGAAAAACGCGGATGCTTTGAACGTGGTTTTGGATCGCGAAGGAAGCAAATAA
- a CDS encoding leucine-rich repeat domain-containing protein, with translation MKYFLWLTLAMTCLLVVSCVKDDETVILGGGPFADPALELMVRDYLGKRTGELLSADLDTITVLSQNGGRSRNSYSIVDLEGIQRLRQLKSLTISYGSISTLQPLVQMAHLETLTIINQHLTDASAVASLTELRQLNLTNNNLTTLPDLSALVHLNMLYLDQNYLTGIPMHHNADSVTFLSLSRNRIESWAGIENYGHVLWLGISGCWFSNLSGLPSLASLQNLYLGDNRLRTLSDLPDLPALASLSVAGNEIATLSGTTELPHVRTLEVSDNPLANLSGLERFTGLTYLRAYHCGLEQIGTINPNNTLLTVDLSSNRLTTLTGASALQRVSNLNVRDNLLESCEGLSDLPHLVSLDLSENPLHSLQGLSNLEQLSSLTFDGCHFTDLGGWSNLPQLSQIAFHDCIIDNLSGLSGMSGLTYLGFTDGGRIGSIRALHSLPSLSSLYLENIQIDSIGSLADLSSLTSLTIMNCGLRSLDSIGGMPLLATLDLSVNDLTAFPAMFQLPLLQTLRMTNNALTSLRGLEGLTSLRSLEVNYNRLRDVSGLASLDALETLDLSTNELTSLAGLPPLPNLLSLRARSNQLTDLTPVTGYPGLLELDVYGNQIRSLTGLTEIPSLTRLVLSNNPLESLAGAGSHPQVSDLDVSGCPLGSLSGLENFPATQQLFVYQCNLTSLAPVAALTHLTRMYAYQNAIQNVEPLRDLDSLTYVAVNENMISDLQPLVDNLSLASGDAIQVQGNPLSLHALQDQIPTLIVRGVSVNY, from the coding sequence ATGAAGTACTTCCTCTGGCTGACGCTCGCCATGACGTGTCTGCTCGTGGTCTCTTGTGTCAAGGACGATGAGACGGTTATCCTCGGCGGCGGACCGTTTGCCGATCCGGCCCTCGAACTTATGGTGCGGGATTATCTCGGCAAGCGGACGGGCGAACTGCTGTCTGCGGATCTGGACACGATTACGGTGTTGTCGCAGAACGGCGGCCGCTCACGCAATAGCTATTCGATTGTCGACCTCGAAGGCATTCAACGGCTGCGGCAACTCAAGTCGCTCACCATAAGCTACGGATCCATCTCGACGTTGCAGCCGCTGGTGCAGATGGCGCACCTTGAGACTCTGACGATCATCAACCAGCACTTGACCGATGCGTCCGCCGTGGCGTCGCTGACGGAACTGAGGCAACTGAACCTGACGAACAACAATCTGACGACGCTCCCGGATCTGTCCGCTCTCGTGCACCTGAATATGTTGTACCTCGATCAGAACTATCTGACCGGTATTCCAATGCACCACAACGCGGATTCGGTCACGTTCCTGTCGTTGTCCCGCAATCGGATCGAGAGTTGGGCGGGGATCGAGAATTATGGGCATGTGTTATGGCTTGGCATAAGCGGTTGCTGGTTCAGCAACCTGTCGGGCCTGCCGTCCCTGGCGAGTTTGCAGAACCTGTATCTGGGAGACAATCGTCTGCGGACGCTGTCGGATCTTCCGGATCTGCCCGCGCTGGCGTCGCTGTCGGTGGCAGGGAACGAGATTGCCACCCTGTCCGGTACAACGGAGCTGCCGCACGTGCGCACGCTGGAAGTTTCGGACAACCCGCTGGCGAATTTGTCCGGATTGGAGCGGTTTACGGGGCTTACCTATCTGCGGGCTTACCATTGCGGCCTCGAACAGATCGGCACGATTAACCCGAACAATACCCTCCTGACTGTGGATTTGTCGTCCAACCGCCTGACGACCCTGACTGGAGCATCGGCCTTGCAGCGTGTCTCGAATCTGAATGTTCGCGACAACCTGCTTGAGTCATGCGAAGGGCTGTCCGATCTTCCCCACCTTGTTTCACTCGACCTGAGCGAGAATCCGCTGCATTCCTTGCAGGGATTGTCCAACCTCGAACAACTCAGTTCGCTCACGTTCGACGGCTGCCACTTCACGGATCTTGGCGGCTGGTCCAATCTGCCGCAACTCTCCCAAATCGCTTTCCATGATTGCATCATCGACAATCTGAGCGGTCTGTCGGGAATGTCCGGTCTGACCTATCTCGGGTTTACGGACGGCGGGCGCATCGGATCCATTCGTGCGCTGCACAGCCTGCCGTCTCTGAGCTCCCTGTATCTGGAGAACATCCAGATCGATTCCATCGGCAGCCTTGCCGACCTGTCCAGTCTGACATCGCTGACGATCATGAACTGCGGGCTGCGGTCCCTGGACAGTATTGGCGGAATGCCGCTGCTGGCGACGCTGGATCTGAGCGTCAACGACCTCACGGCTTTCCCGGCGATGTTTCAGTTGCCGCTATTGCAGACCTTGCGGATGACGAACAATGCCCTGACCAGTCTTCGCGGGCTGGAAGGGCTCACTTCGCTGCGGTCCCTTGAAGTGAACTATAACCGCCTGCGGGATGTGAGCGGGCTGGCGAGTCTGGATGCGCTCGAAACGTTGGACCTGAGCACGAATGAGTTGACCTCGCTGGCCGGATTGCCGCCGCTGCCGAATCTGCTTTCGCTGCGAGCCCGCAGCAATCAATTGACGGATCTGACGCCGGTGACGGGGTATCCCGGACTGCTGGAACTGGATGTGTACGGCAATCAGATCCGGTCCCTGACCGGTCTGACGGAAATCCCCAGTCTGACGAGGCTGGTCTTGAGCAATAATCCCTTGGAATCGCTCGCCGGCGCGGGCAGTCATCCGCAGGTCAGCGATCTGGATGTCAGCGGATGCCCGCTGGGCAGTCTGTCGGGACTCGAGAATTTTCCGGCGACGCAGCAATTATTTGTCTACCAGTGCAATCTGACCAGCCTCGCGCCGGTCGCCGCACTGACGCATCTGACCCGCATGTATGCGTACCAGAACGCCATCCAGAATGTGGAGCCGCTCCGCGACCTGGACTCGCTGACCTATGTGGCGGTCAACGAGAACATGATTTCCGATCTACAGCCGCTGGTGGACAACCTGAGCCTGGCATCCGGCGACGCGATACAGGTGCAGGGAAATCCGCTCAGTTTGCACGCCCTTCAGGATCAAATTCCCACGCTGATTGTACGCGGCGTGTCCGTAAATTACTGA